The following coding sequences lie in one Candidatus Methylomirabilota bacterium genomic window:
- a CDS encoding PadR family transcriptional regulator — protein MAEAAAGRRANTSRYAILGVLSLGPRSGYDVKKLIEASIAHFWSESYGQIYPILNRLAAEGLAARRREKQRGKPDRHVYSLTPRGREELERWLALPARLDPVRSELLLKLFLGGAGSVANSIAQLEHVQARQRALRDTYDGIERRLRKQMAGHPELPFWLITLRCGQHRSRAMLTWCDEALTMLRRLTARPARRARRG, from the coding sequence ATGGCGGAGGCGGCGGCGGGACGGCGGGCGAACACGAGCCGGTACGCGATCCTCGGGGTGCTGAGCCTGGGCCCCCGGTCCGGGTACGACGTCAAGAAGCTCATCGAGGCGTCCATCGCGCACTTCTGGAGCGAGAGCTACGGCCAGATCTACCCGATCCTGAACCGGCTGGCCGCCGAGGGCCTCGCGGCGCGGCGGCGAGAGAAGCAGCGCGGCAAGCCGGACCGCCACGTCTACTCGCTCACCCCGAGGGGTCGGGAGGAGCTCGAGCGATGGCTCGCCCTGCCGGCGCGGCTCGACCCCGTGCGGTCCGAGCTCCTGCTGAAGCTCTTCCTCGGCGGCGCGGGCTCCGTGGCGAACAGCATCGCCCAGCTCGAGCACGTCCAGGCGCGTCAGCGGGCGCTCCGCGACACCTACGACGGGATCGAGCGGCGGCTCCGCAAGCAGATGGCCGGGCACCCGGAGCTGCCGTTCTGGCTCATCACGCTCCGCTGCGGGCAGCACCGGAGCCGGGCGATGCTCACGTGGTGCGACGAAGCCCTCACCATGCTCAGGCGCCTCACCGCGCGGCCCGCGCGCCGCGCACGCCGTGGCTAG
- a CDS encoding DUF2306 domain-containing protein — MDALIGGVRVLHILAGAIALFVAPVPMLTAKGGRTHRRWGQVYFWAMAVVAATAVALAVWRPVVFLALLAVFSFYNAFSGYRALSRKRPREGQGATRLDWTAALVTFAASAAMAVLGVVRPGPAWERVGVVPVVFGAFGMLLAGLDLSKFAWPRADREQWWFDHMAGMLGSYIATVTAFSVVNFTFLPAAVRWLWPVAIGTPLIAAWITYYKVRFRRGARASVQVANSG; from the coding sequence ATGGACGCGTTGATTGGGGGCGTTCGCGTGCTGCACATCCTCGCCGGGGCGATCGCGCTCTTCGTCGCGCCGGTCCCCATGCTCACCGCGAAGGGCGGCCGGACCCACCGCCGCTGGGGGCAGGTCTACTTCTGGGCGATGGCGGTCGTCGCGGCGACGGCCGTCGCCCTCGCCGTCTGGCGCCCCGTCGTCTTCCTGGCGCTCCTCGCCGTGTTCAGCTTCTACAACGCGTTCTCGGGCTATCGCGCGCTCTCACGCAAGCGCCCGCGCGAAGGGCAGGGCGCGACGCGGCTCGACTGGACCGCGGCCCTCGTGACCTTCGCGGCGAGCGCGGCGATGGCCGTGCTCGGCGTCGTCCGGCCGGGGCCCGCCTGGGAGCGCGTCGGCGTCGTGCCGGTGGTCTTCGGCGCCTTCGGCATGCTCCTCGCGGGGCTCGACCTCTCGAAGTTCGCCTGGCCCCGCGCGGACCGCGAGCAGTGGTGGTTCGATCACATGGCCGGGATGCTCGGCTCCTACATCGCGACGGTCACGGCCTTCTCCGTCGTGAATTTCACGTTCCTGCCGGCCGCCGTCCGCTGGCTCTGGCCGGTCGCCATCGGCACGCCGCTGATCGCCGCGTGGATCACGTACTACAAGGTTCGATTCCGGCGCGGCGCGCGGGCGTCGGTCCAGGTCGCGAACTCCGGATGA
- a CDS encoding ABC transporter ATP-binding protein — MTHAVAVRDVTKTYRLGKLTVTALADVSLTVEPGEFLAVAGPSGSGKTTLLNLIGCLDTPTSGEIAIDGELVSALPSGRRADLRARKLGFVFQTFNLIPVLTAWENVEYPLLLHRRGDDVAARVRAALEQVGLGDRARHRPPELSGGQQQRVAIARALVSRPALVLADEPTANLDSRTGHEIIELMRRLNREHGTTFVFSTHDPRIMQAAERVLEISDGRLR, encoded by the coding sequence GTGACCCACGCCGTCGCCGTCAGGGACGTGACCAAGACGTACCGCCTCGGCAAGCTCACCGTCACCGCGCTCGCCGACGTGTCGCTGACGGTGGAGCCCGGCGAGTTCCTCGCCGTCGCCGGCCCCTCGGGGAGCGGCAAGACGACGCTCCTCAACCTCATCGGCTGCCTCGACACGCCGACGTCGGGCGAGATCGCGATCGACGGTGAGCTGGTGAGCGCCCTGCCGTCCGGCCGGCGCGCGGATCTCCGCGCCCGCAAGCTCGGGTTCGTCTTCCAGACCTTCAACCTGATCCCGGTGCTCACGGCCTGGGAGAACGTCGAATACCCGCTCCTCCTCCACCGGCGCGGCGACGACGTCGCCGCCCGGGTGCGGGCGGCGCTCGAGCAGGTGGGGCTCGGAGACCGGGCGCGGCACCGCCCGCCCGAGCTCTCGGGCGGCCAGCAGCAGCGCGTGGCGATCGCCCGGGCCCTCGTCTCCCGGCCCGCGCTCGTCCTGGCCGACGAGCCCACCGCGAACCTCGACAGCCGCACGGGTCACGAGATCATCGAGCTGATGCGACGCCTCAACCGCGAGCACGGCACCACCTTCGTCTTCTCGACCCACGATCCACGCATCATGCAGGCCGCCGAGCGCGTGCTGGAGATCTCCGACGGACGACTCCGCTGA
- a CDS encoding tetratricopeptide repeat protein, whose amino-acid sequence MTPTRRTILRLGTVVAAFAALTVVWPPGRAGAQTTDLVAEGRRALDADKVDEAIAILERAVAADPNDAAALAWLGSARVRKARTASVFTAPGWVKKGFNTLDEAVERFPDAFVVYVVRGTTALRVPDFFKKTPVAISDLGAVVAMKERSPAAVPDSVMPSVYLNLGLAYKKNGQTAEARATWERGTRLYPSAPEAGAIAKELRSF is encoded by the coding sequence ATGACGCCGACTCGCCGCACCATCCTACGCCTCGGGACGGTCGTTGCCGCGTTCGCCGCCCTCACCGTCGTCTGGCCCCCAGGCCGCGCCGGAGCCCAGACGACCGACCTCGTCGCTGAGGGAAGGCGCGCGCTCGACGCCGACAAGGTCGACGAGGCCATCGCGATCCTCGAGCGAGCGGTGGCCGCCGACCCGAACGACGCGGCCGCCCTGGCCTGGCTCGGTAGCGCCCGGGTTCGGAAGGCCCGCACCGCCTCGGTCTTCACCGCGCCCGGCTGGGTCAAGAAGGGCTTCAACACCCTCGACGAGGCCGTCGAGCGCTTCCCGGACGCCTTCGTCGTCTACGTGGTCCGCGGAACGACGGCCCTGCGGGTGCCCGACTTCTTCAAGAAGACTCCGGTGGCGATCAGCGACCTCGGCGCGGTGGTGGCCATGAAGGAACGAAGCCCCGCCGCGGTTCCCGACTCCGTGATGCCCTCCGTCTACCTGAATCTCGGACTCGCCTACAAGAAGAACGGCCAGACCGCCGAGGCGAGGGCGACCTGGGAGAGAGGAACGCGACTCTACCCCTCGGCGCCCGAAGCCGGCGCCATTGCCAAAGAGCTGAGGAGTTTCTGA
- a CDS encoding FtsX-like permease family protein, which translates to MALYLKLAIRNVFRNRRRTLITLAAMAFGAAAIIVFGGFVNAIYWGVRESTIRSQVGHLQLYRKGFSEKGNLAPFDFLIGDYPALRAELVKIEHVRTVTARLGFSGLVSTGDTTTSFVGTGVNPEGEADLSSLAVIVEGQDLTSRAPRGVILGVGLARGFGVRPGADLTLLTTTTSGSINALAVKVRGVWESGEKAYDDRFLKVALPEVQRVLDLEHGEVQSVVLLLDETENTPVVRERIERLIRERGLDLEIKTWEDLALRYHQVRELFGRIFAVLTLIVSIMVVFGITNTMTMAIFERTREIGTVMALGTRRRGVIAIFVLEGVALGALGGVLGVVLGVVLAKLVTAIGIQLPPPPGSTRGFTVQIFIVPAVLAQAFRLSIVTATLAALYPAWRAARLDVVEALRHV; encoded by the coding sequence ATGGCGCTCTACCTGAAGCTCGCGATCCGCAACGTGTTCAGGAATCGCCGCCGCACGCTCATCACGCTAGCGGCCATGGCCTTCGGCGCCGCCGCGATCATCGTCTTCGGCGGGTTCGTGAACGCGATTTACTGGGGCGTCCGTGAGTCGACGATCCGGAGCCAGGTCGGCCACCTCCAGCTCTATCGCAAGGGATTCTCCGAGAAGGGGAACCTCGCGCCCTTCGATTTTCTGATCGGCGACTATCCGGCGCTCCGCGCCGAGCTCGTGAAGATCGAGCACGTCAGGACCGTCACGGCCCGGCTCGGCTTCTCCGGCCTGGTCTCCACCGGCGATACCACGACCTCGTTCGTGGGCACCGGCGTCAATCCCGAAGGCGAGGCCGACCTGTCCTCGCTGGCCGTGATCGTCGAGGGCCAGGACCTGACCAGCCGTGCGCCGCGCGGCGTCATCCTGGGCGTCGGCCTCGCGCGCGGCTTCGGCGTGCGGCCCGGTGCCGACCTGACCCTGCTCACCACGACGACGAGCGGCTCCATCAACGCGCTCGCCGTCAAGGTGCGGGGCGTGTGGGAGTCCGGCGAGAAGGCGTACGACGACCGGTTCCTCAAGGTGGCCCTCCCCGAGGTCCAGCGCGTCCTCGACCTCGAGCACGGCGAGGTCCAGTCGGTCGTCCTTCTGCTCGACGAGACGGAGAACACCCCCGTCGTGCGCGAGCGCATCGAGCGGCTCATCCGCGAGCGGGGGCTCGACCTCGAGATCAAGACCTGGGAAGATCTGGCGCTCCGCTACCACCAGGTCCGCGAGCTCTTCGGACGCATCTTCGCGGTGCTCACGCTGATCGTCTCCATCATGGTCGTGTTCGGCATCACGAACACGATGACGATGGCCATCTTCGAGCGGACGCGAGAGATCGGCACGGTGATGGCGCTCGGGACGCGACGGCGCGGCGTCATCGCGATATTCGTCCTCGAGGGCGTCGCCCTCGGCGCCCTCGGCGGGGTCCTGGGCGTCGTCCTCGGCGTCGTCCTCGCGAAGCTCGTCACCGCCATCGGCATCCAACTGCCGCCGCCGCCGGGTTCCACCCGAGGGTTCACGGTCCAGATCTTCATCGTTCCGGCGGTGCTGGCGCAGGCGTTCCGCCTGTCGATCGTCACCGCGACGCTCGCCGCGCTCTATCCTGCCTGGCGCGCCGCGCGCCTCGACGTCGTGGAGGCCCTGCGTCATGTCTAG
- a CDS encoding outer membrane lipoprotein-sorting protein translates to MSRLALALVLLLGTASPARGDEAADIVREADRARRPGESFVWKITITSREAKKSPSIDGFEVFVKGSGRAFVRFVAPPRNVGRSLLTLGRDLWIYLPDAGKPVRIPFSQRLVGQVANGDIARTDYAGDYDATLLGEESVEGVACHVLDLKARTKEVTYAAIKYWVSKAERRPVRAEFYAGTGTLLKVGVFEGYKEIAGQRLVTRLTLVDAIRKDKTSVLEYGEISVRDLPEKYFDKSYMKTLD, encoded by the coding sequence ATGTCTAGGCTGGCGCTCGCGCTGGTCCTCCTGCTGGGCACCGCCTCGCCGGCGCGGGGCGACGAGGCCGCGGACATCGTGCGCGAGGCGGATCGGGCGAGACGGCCCGGGGAGAGCTTCGTGTGGAAGATCACGATCACGAGCCGGGAGGCGAAGAAGTCGCCCTCGATCGACGGCTTCGAGGTCTTCGTGAAGGGCAGCGGGCGCGCGTTCGTCAGGTTCGTGGCCCCGCCCCGGAACGTCGGCCGTTCCCTGCTGACCCTCGGACGCGACCTCTGGATCTATCTCCCCGACGCGGGCAAGCCGGTGCGGATCCCGTTCTCCCAGCGCCTGGTGGGCCAGGTCGCCAACGGCGACATCGCGCGGACGGATTACGCCGGCGACTACGACGCCACGCTGCTCGGCGAGGAGTCCGTCGAGGGGGTCGCCTGCCACGTGCTCGATCTCAAGGCCAGGACGAAGGAGGTGACGTACGCGGCGATCAAGTACTGGGTCTCGAAAGCCGAGCGCCGGCCGGTCAGGGCGGAGTTCTACGCCGGCACCGGCACGCTGCTAAAAGTCGGCGTCTTCGAAGGCTACAAAGAGATCGCCGGCCAGCGCCTGGTCACACGCCTCACGCTCGTGGACGCCATCCGCAAGGACAAGACGTCGGTTCTCGAGTACGGCGAGATCTCGGTCCGCGACCTCCCCGAGAAGTACTTCGACAAGAGCTACATGAAGACGCTCGACTGA
- a CDS encoding DUF1302 family protein: MRFVVSAAVVLCVITAAAAEDTGREGPPEWLKALRLRGRLAEEFAYRLHDPGDVSKLKTLGWLEGKYAFSDTANLRLATRGWYDAVFDATDRYPANVERDQKTEKNYLDLREALLSVSRGDLDVRLGRQQIVWGEAISTFVTDIVNPKDFREFVLPDFSELRIPIWALDFSYRLATNVNFEGVWTPDTLHNKLPKQGAEFQFAPIPYRFRNPVVRLPDNPDEFSLPRSEGGFRLAALVRGWDMSLIYYDAADKTPVLFQRRVAQAPAPDVIVLEPRHPRLHIVGATLAKSLESIVLRSEVALTLGKRYETTDPLDPDGVVRRDTIDYLVGVDYTFFSAVDADLQVSQKILTGPATNLTRGGVQGQVTTSVALRLTTGFLENTLNPMVLFVVDANRADFRLSPRIDYLLSGAVTLSVGADVFEGPRSTLYGQFDRSDRVYLTTTWRF; encoded by the coding sequence ATGCGCTTCGTGGTCTCGGCGGCGGTCGTCCTCTGCGTGATCACGGCCGCCGCCGCCGAGGACACCGGCCGGGAGGGTCCGCCGGAGTGGCTCAAGGCGCTCCGGCTGAGGGGGCGGCTCGCCGAGGAGTTCGCCTATCGCCTCCACGACCCGGGCGACGTCTCGAAGCTCAAGACGCTCGGCTGGCTGGAGGGAAAGTACGCCTTCTCCGACACGGCGAACCTCAGGCTCGCGACGCGCGGCTGGTACGATGCCGTGTTCGACGCGACCGATCGGTATCCCGCCAACGTCGAGCGCGACCAGAAGACCGAGAAAAATTACCTCGACCTCCGCGAGGCGCTGCTCTCCGTGTCGCGCGGCGACCTCGACGTCCGGCTCGGCCGCCAGCAGATCGTGTGGGGCGAGGCGATCAGCACGTTCGTGACCGACATCGTGAATCCGAAGGACTTCCGCGAGTTCGTCCTGCCCGATTTCAGCGAGCTCAGGATCCCGATCTGGGCGCTCGACTTCAGCTACCGGCTCGCGACGAACGTGAACTTCGAGGGCGTGTGGACGCCCGACACGCTCCACAACAAGCTGCCGAAGCAGGGCGCAGAGTTCCAGTTCGCGCCGATCCCCTACCGCTTTCGCAACCCCGTCGTGCGACTCCCCGACAACCCCGATGAGTTCAGCCTGCCGCGGAGCGAGGGGGGCTTCCGGCTCGCGGCCCTCGTGAGGGGCTGGGACATGTCGCTGATCTACTACGACGCGGCGGACAAGACGCCCGTTCTCTTCCAGCGCCGCGTCGCCCAGGCGCCCGCGCCGGACGTGATCGTGCTCGAGCCGCGGCACCCGCGCCTGCACATTGTGGGCGCGACGCTCGCCAAGAGCCTCGAGTCGATCGTCCTCCGCAGCGAGGTCGCCCTGACGCTCGGCAAGCGCTACGAGACGACGGACCCGCTCGACCCCGACGGCGTCGTGCGGCGCGACACGATCGACTACCTCGTCGGCGTCGACTACACGTTCTTCTCGGCGGTCGACGCCGACCTCCAGGTCAGCCAGAAGATCCTCACCGGCCCCGCGACCAACCTGACGCGCGGGGGCGTCCAGGGCCAGGTCACGACGTCGGTGGCCCTGCGCCTGACGACAGGCTTCCTCGAGAACACGCTGAACCCGATGGTCCTCTTCGTCGTCGACGCCAACCGCGCCGACTTCCGGCTCAGCCCGCGGATCGACTACCTCCTGAGCGGTGCCGTCACGCTGTCCGTGGGGGCCGACGTCTTCGAGGGCCCGCGCAGCACGCTGTACGGCCAGTTCGACAGGAGCGACCGCGTCTACCTCACCACCACGTGGAGGTTCTGA